The following are from one region of the Coccinella septempunctata chromosome 7, icCocSept1.1, whole genome shotgun sequence genome:
- the LOC123316496 gene encoding lethal(2) giant larvae protein isoform X1 has protein sequence MFKFIKGKTPHQSNTERQKLQKELFSYSRTAQHGFPHKPTAMAWDPSLRLLALGTATGAIKVFGQPGVEFYGQHQNPTAVTRLIFLPAQGRVVSLCDNNSLHLWEINNALTEVKFQSLEGKLKKISTMCVESSKKHLLLGTEGGNIYLLDLATFTMTPDIIYQDVVMQNVPEDYKLNPGAVECIEEQPGKPDNILIGYNRGLMILWDKSKNTAIKSFIVSQQLESVCWSDDGETFYSSHNDGSHMKWNIEETVKPEPNTPYGPFPCRSAPKILVKEQNDTPLVVFSGGLPRATYSDKYTVTVIHGDDHHVCFDFTSKVIDFIIIDSKPQKAEGSNENLVNGETSSVKGEPEALIVLAEEELVAIDLECKEWKMMSLPYLVTLHASAITCSQYVSGVPEELWNLLKDAGRAQTSHLYSNKPWPIDGGDLLHPKENDRPRRELLLTGHEDGTVRFWNAGGVTLTPIYKFSSSQFFVGDVFDEVSPDAEDMEEEWPPFRKTGIFDPYSDDPRLAVKKIDMCPLSGTLVVAGTAGQVLISKFDTEVLEGSVKAVTMNIVSDRDGFVWKGHSQLTAKTEEVRQSRGFQCTSLLQLHPPAAVTCCVLQADWGLVAAGTAHGVALFDYVRREAVMVKCTLNPNDLTGAGDAPISRRKSFKKSLRESFRRLRKGRSQRRSNNPQGNTAASPTSPPARKLPPSEDFVETKPVERQIEARPADEPMGSFVRCLYFARTFLINSQNTNPTLWAGTHNGTVYAFTIAVPNSGLRDSQAVICQLAKEIQLKHRAPVIAVAVLDGSNKPLPEPLEVEKGVSPLPDTTQAHRVIIASEEQFKIFTLPNLKPYCKYKLTAHEGARIRRMNFATFHGNHPEYKDYSEIDLLCLTNIGECLILTIPDLKRQLTAATIRREDINGISSLIFTKNAEALFFHSSSELQRLSLSTTFSTHARCFLKIPKGARDEAATDRAATTENEEPQTAAENLDLEEAVVVNGNAETKNNSITDNKTDEVKENGDETPHNMTVSSSIGDITIDSVRDHLGLGSIDDVNRHLASMSITKTITTVITNNQEGLTSSTTTTTTTTSAANNEEN, from the exons ATGTTCAAATTCATTAAAGGAAAGACACCACATCAAAGCAACACTGAAAGGCAAAAGTTGCAGAAGGAACTTTTTTCTTATAGTAGG acCGCTCAACATGGATTCCCACACAAACCCACCGCCATGGCTTGGGACCCGTCCCTCAGACTCCTGGCCCTCGGTACAGCCACCGGGGCCATAAAGGTCTTCGGTCAGCCGGGCGTGGAGTTCTATGGACAACACCAGAACCCTACCGCGGTCACAAGGCTGATCTTCCTACCAGCTCAAGGCAGGGTCGTGTCGCTATGCGACAACAACTCCCTGCACCTGTGGGAGATCAACAACGCCCTCACGGAGGTCAAGTTTCAGTCGTTGGAGGGCAAACTGAAGAAGATATCCACCATGTGCGTGGAGTCGAGCAAGAAGCACCTTCTGCTAGGCACAGAAGGTGGTAATATCTATCTGCTAGATTTGGCTACGTTCACAATGACGCCCGATATAATTTATCAggatgttgtcatgcaaaa CGTTCCAGAGGATTACAAGTTAAATCCCGGAGCTGTTGAATGCATCGAAGAGCAACCTGGTAAACCGGACAACATACTCATCGGTTATAACAGGGGACTGATGATACTTTGGGACAAATCTAAAAACACTGCCATTAAGTCGTTCATTGTCAGCCAACAGCTGGAGTCTGTTTGTTGGAGTGATGATGGTGAAACTTTTTACAGCTCCCACAACGATG GAAGTCACATGAAATGGAACATTGAGGAAACGGTCAAACCTGAACCAAACACACCTTATGGGCCTTTTCCGTGCAGAAGTGCTCCTAAAATATTGGTAAAAGAACAAAATGATACACCTCTGGTCGTTTTTTCTGGCGGTCTACCTAGAGCGACTTACAGCGATAAATATACAGTGACTGTTATACACGGTGACGACCATCATGTGTGTTTTGACTTCACCAGCAAG GTGATAGATTTTATAATAATTGACTCCAAGCCTCAAAAAGCTGAAGGAAGTAACGAGAACTTAGTAAACGGTGAGACTAGTAGTGTTAAAGGGGAACCGGAAGCCTTGATAGTTCTTGCCGAAGAGGAATTGGTGGCCATAGACCTGGAATGTAAGGAATGGAAAATGATGAGTCTACCTTACCTGGTTACTTTACACGCCTCCGCCATCACCTGCAGTCAATACGTCTCTG GCGTTCCCGAAGAACTGTGGAACCTCCTGAAGGACGCGGGCAGGGCGCAAACCAGCCACCTGTACTCGAACAAACCCTGGCCCATAGACGGTGGCGACCTCCTCCACCCGAAGGAAAACGACAGGCCCAGGCGCGAGCTCCTGCTCACCGGTCACGAGGACGGCACCGTGCGTTTCTGGAACGCGGGGGGCGTCACCCTCACGCCCATCTACAAATTCAGCTCCTCCCAGTTCTTCGTCGGCGACGTGTTCGACGAGGTCTCGCCGGACGCCGAGGACATGGAGGAGGAATGGCCGCCCTTCAGGAAGACCGGCATCTTCGACCCTTATTCCGACGACCCGAGACTAGCGGTGAAGAAGATCGATATGTGCCCCCTGAGCGGTACCCTGGTGGTTGCCGGTACTGCGGGGCAGGTCCTGATCTCCAAGTTCGACACGGAGGTGTTGGAGGGTTCAGTCAAGGCCGTCACCATGAATATAGTGAGCGATAGGGATGGGTTCGTCTGGAAGGGCCACAGTCAGTTGACCGCCAAGACGGAGGAAGTCAGACAGAGCAGGGGTTTTCAGTGCACGTCTTTGCTGCAGCTCCATCCACCTGCGGCGGTCACTTGTTGCGTGCTCCAGGCCGATTGGGGCCTGGTGGCCGCCGGTACCGCCCACGGGGTGGCGCTGTTCGACTACGTCAGGAGGGAGGCGGTCATGGTGAAGTGCACGCTGAATCCGAACG ATCTCACGGGGGCCGGAGACGCGCCCATATCGCGACGGAAGTCGTTCAAGAAATCCCTGAGGGAGTCCTTCAGACGTTTGAGGAAGGGTAGATCGCAGAGGAGGAGTAACAACCCCCAGGGTAACACCGCGGCTTCGCCGACGTCTCCGCCGGCTCGTAAACTGCCGCCGAGCGAGGATTTCGTGGAGACGAAACCCGTGGAGAGACAGATCGAGGCGAGACCAGCCGACGAACCTATGGGTTCGTTCGTTAGGTGTCTATACTTCGCTAGGACGTTCCTGATAAACT CCCAAAACACCAACCCCACACTATGGGCAGGTACACACAACGGCACAGTTTACGCATTCACAATAGCCGTGCCGAACAGCGGACTAAGGGACTCGCAGGCTGTCATATGTCAGCTGGCGAAAGAGATCCAGCTAAAACATAGAGCGCCGGTGATAGCAGTCGCCGTCCTGGACGGATCCAACAAACCCCTACCCGAACCCCTGGAGGTCGAGAAGGGGGTGTCGCCGCTCCCAGATACCACTCAGGCACACAGGGTTATCATAGCGTCCGAGGAACAGTTCAAGATCTTCACCCTGCCTAATTTGAAGCCCTACTGTAAATACAAGCTCACCGCCCACGAGGGCGCGAGGATCAGGAGGATGAACTTCGCCACCTTCCACGGTAACCATCCGGAGTACAAGGATTACTCCGAGATCGACCTGTTGTGTTTGACGAACATCGGGGAGTGCCTCATACTGACCATACCGGACCTGAAGAGGCAGCTGACGGCTGCCACCATAAGGAGGGAAGACATCAA CGGCATATCCTCCCTGATCTTCACGAAGAACGCGGAGGCCCTATTCTTTCATTCGTCCTCCGAACTGCAGAGGTTGTCGCTGTCGACGACGTTCTCCACGCACGCCCGATGCTTCCTGAAGATCCCAAAGGGGGCGCGAGACGAGGCAGCTACCGACCGAGCAGCGACAACCGAGAACGAGGAACCGCAGACGGCCGCCGAAAATTTGGACCTGGAAGAGGCCGTCGTGGTCAACGGCAACGCGGAGACGAAAAACAATAGCATAACCGATAATAAG ACTGATGAAGTGAAAGAAAACGGCGACGAAACGCCGCATAACATGACAGTATCGAGCAGCATAGGTGATATTACGATAGACAGTGTAAGGGACCATCTGGGCCTCGGATCGATAGACGATGTAAATAGACATTTGGCCAGCATGTCGATAACCAAAACCATAACAACAGTGATCACTAACAATCAGGAAGGCTTGACAAGTTCCACCACGACGACGACGACTACCACCTCGGCGGCGAACAACGAAGAAA actAA
- the LOC123316496 gene encoding lethal(2) giant larvae protein isoform X2 has protein sequence MFKFIKGKTPHQSNTERQKLQKELFSYSRTAQHGFPHKPTAMAWDPSLRLLALGTATGAIKVFGQPGVEFYGQHQNPTAVTRLIFLPAQGRVVSLCDNNSLHLWEINNALTEVKFQSLEGKLKKISTMCVESSKKHLLLGTEGGNIYLLDLATFTMTPDIIYQDVVMQNVPEDYKLNPGAVECIEEQPGKPDNILIGYNRGLMILWDKSKNTAIKSFIVSQQLESVCWSDDGETFYSSHNDGSHMKWNIEETVKPEPNTPYGPFPCRSAPKILVKEQNDTPLVVFSGGLPRATYSDKYTVTVIHGDDHHVCFDFTSKVIDFIIIDSKPQKAEGSNENLVNGETSSVKGEPEALIVLAEEELVAIDLECKEWKMMSLPYLVTLHASAITCSQYVSGVPEELWNLLKDAGRAQTSHLYSNKPWPIDGGDLLHPKENDRPRRELLLTGHEDGTVRFWNAGGVTLTPIYKFSSSQFFVGDVFDEVSPDAEDMEEEWPPFRKTGIFDPYSDDPRLAVKKIDMCPLSGTLVVAGTAGQVLISKFDTEVLEGSVKAVTMNIVSDRDGFVWKGHSQLTAKTEEVRQSRGFQCTSLLQLHPPAAVTCCVLQADWGLVAAGTAHGVALFDYVRREAVMVKCTLNPNDLTGAGDAPISRRKSFKKSLRESFRRLRKGRSQRRSNNPQGNTAASPTSPPARKLPPSEDFVETKPVERQIEARPADEPMGSFVRCLYFARTFLINSQNTNPTLWAGTHNGTVYAFTIAVPNSGLRDSQAVICQLAKEIQLKHRAPVIAVAVLDGSNKPLPEPLEVEKGVSPLPDTTQAHRVIIASEEQFKIFTLPNLKPYCKYKLTAHEGARIRRMNFATFHGNHPEYKDYSEIDLLCLTNIGECLILTIPDLKRQLTAATIRREDINGISSLIFTKNAEALFFHSSSELQRLSLSTTFSTHARCFLKIPKGARDEAATDRAATTENEEPQTAAENLDLEEAVVVNGNAETKNNSITDNKTK, from the exons ATGTTCAAATTCATTAAAGGAAAGACACCACATCAAAGCAACACTGAAAGGCAAAAGTTGCAGAAGGAACTTTTTTCTTATAGTAGG acCGCTCAACATGGATTCCCACACAAACCCACCGCCATGGCTTGGGACCCGTCCCTCAGACTCCTGGCCCTCGGTACAGCCACCGGGGCCATAAAGGTCTTCGGTCAGCCGGGCGTGGAGTTCTATGGACAACACCAGAACCCTACCGCGGTCACAAGGCTGATCTTCCTACCAGCTCAAGGCAGGGTCGTGTCGCTATGCGACAACAACTCCCTGCACCTGTGGGAGATCAACAACGCCCTCACGGAGGTCAAGTTTCAGTCGTTGGAGGGCAAACTGAAGAAGATATCCACCATGTGCGTGGAGTCGAGCAAGAAGCACCTTCTGCTAGGCACAGAAGGTGGTAATATCTATCTGCTAGATTTGGCTACGTTCACAATGACGCCCGATATAATTTATCAggatgttgtcatgcaaaa CGTTCCAGAGGATTACAAGTTAAATCCCGGAGCTGTTGAATGCATCGAAGAGCAACCTGGTAAACCGGACAACATACTCATCGGTTATAACAGGGGACTGATGATACTTTGGGACAAATCTAAAAACACTGCCATTAAGTCGTTCATTGTCAGCCAACAGCTGGAGTCTGTTTGTTGGAGTGATGATGGTGAAACTTTTTACAGCTCCCACAACGATG GAAGTCACATGAAATGGAACATTGAGGAAACGGTCAAACCTGAACCAAACACACCTTATGGGCCTTTTCCGTGCAGAAGTGCTCCTAAAATATTGGTAAAAGAACAAAATGATACACCTCTGGTCGTTTTTTCTGGCGGTCTACCTAGAGCGACTTACAGCGATAAATATACAGTGACTGTTATACACGGTGACGACCATCATGTGTGTTTTGACTTCACCAGCAAG GTGATAGATTTTATAATAATTGACTCCAAGCCTCAAAAAGCTGAAGGAAGTAACGAGAACTTAGTAAACGGTGAGACTAGTAGTGTTAAAGGGGAACCGGAAGCCTTGATAGTTCTTGCCGAAGAGGAATTGGTGGCCATAGACCTGGAATGTAAGGAATGGAAAATGATGAGTCTACCTTACCTGGTTACTTTACACGCCTCCGCCATCACCTGCAGTCAATACGTCTCTG GCGTTCCCGAAGAACTGTGGAACCTCCTGAAGGACGCGGGCAGGGCGCAAACCAGCCACCTGTACTCGAACAAACCCTGGCCCATAGACGGTGGCGACCTCCTCCACCCGAAGGAAAACGACAGGCCCAGGCGCGAGCTCCTGCTCACCGGTCACGAGGACGGCACCGTGCGTTTCTGGAACGCGGGGGGCGTCACCCTCACGCCCATCTACAAATTCAGCTCCTCCCAGTTCTTCGTCGGCGACGTGTTCGACGAGGTCTCGCCGGACGCCGAGGACATGGAGGAGGAATGGCCGCCCTTCAGGAAGACCGGCATCTTCGACCCTTATTCCGACGACCCGAGACTAGCGGTGAAGAAGATCGATATGTGCCCCCTGAGCGGTACCCTGGTGGTTGCCGGTACTGCGGGGCAGGTCCTGATCTCCAAGTTCGACACGGAGGTGTTGGAGGGTTCAGTCAAGGCCGTCACCATGAATATAGTGAGCGATAGGGATGGGTTCGTCTGGAAGGGCCACAGTCAGTTGACCGCCAAGACGGAGGAAGTCAGACAGAGCAGGGGTTTTCAGTGCACGTCTTTGCTGCAGCTCCATCCACCTGCGGCGGTCACTTGTTGCGTGCTCCAGGCCGATTGGGGCCTGGTGGCCGCCGGTACCGCCCACGGGGTGGCGCTGTTCGACTACGTCAGGAGGGAGGCGGTCATGGTGAAGTGCACGCTGAATCCGAACG ATCTCACGGGGGCCGGAGACGCGCCCATATCGCGACGGAAGTCGTTCAAGAAATCCCTGAGGGAGTCCTTCAGACGTTTGAGGAAGGGTAGATCGCAGAGGAGGAGTAACAACCCCCAGGGTAACACCGCGGCTTCGCCGACGTCTCCGCCGGCTCGTAAACTGCCGCCGAGCGAGGATTTCGTGGAGACGAAACCCGTGGAGAGACAGATCGAGGCGAGACCAGCCGACGAACCTATGGGTTCGTTCGTTAGGTGTCTATACTTCGCTAGGACGTTCCTGATAAACT CCCAAAACACCAACCCCACACTATGGGCAGGTACACACAACGGCACAGTTTACGCATTCACAATAGCCGTGCCGAACAGCGGACTAAGGGACTCGCAGGCTGTCATATGTCAGCTGGCGAAAGAGATCCAGCTAAAACATAGAGCGCCGGTGATAGCAGTCGCCGTCCTGGACGGATCCAACAAACCCCTACCCGAACCCCTGGAGGTCGAGAAGGGGGTGTCGCCGCTCCCAGATACCACTCAGGCACACAGGGTTATCATAGCGTCCGAGGAACAGTTCAAGATCTTCACCCTGCCTAATTTGAAGCCCTACTGTAAATACAAGCTCACCGCCCACGAGGGCGCGAGGATCAGGAGGATGAACTTCGCCACCTTCCACGGTAACCATCCGGAGTACAAGGATTACTCCGAGATCGACCTGTTGTGTTTGACGAACATCGGGGAGTGCCTCATACTGACCATACCGGACCTGAAGAGGCAGCTGACGGCTGCCACCATAAGGAGGGAAGACATCAA CGGCATATCCTCCCTGATCTTCACGAAGAACGCGGAGGCCCTATTCTTTCATTCGTCCTCCGAACTGCAGAGGTTGTCGCTGTCGACGACGTTCTCCACGCACGCCCGATGCTTCCTGAAGATCCCAAAGGGGGCGCGAGACGAGGCAGCTACCGACCGAGCAGCGACAACCGAGAACGAGGAACCGCAGACGGCCGCCGAAAATTTGGACCTGGAAGAGGCCGTCGTGGTCAACGGCAACGCGGAGACGAAAAACAATAGCATAACCGATAATAAG actAAGTAA
- the LOC123317191 gene encoding sodium-independent sulfate anion transporter isoform X1 has product MQINEYEEPGDDIRIHMEVTTDMEDIQGEGGGGYLKSNAYINPALSVSTHDLSSNGKVFRGCNDFEVVEASNTSSVGQTFRTFADWSRSKARKICSKKTLYRRLPILSWLPQYTTEKAVGDLVAGITVGLTVIPQALAYSNIAHLPLQYGLYTSFLGCFIYIFLGGCKDVPFGPTAIVSIITYETVGDKGAEHATLLCLLTGAIQLLMGLFGFGFIIDFVSGPVASGFTSAVALIILTSQVKDLLGITAPGSVFIHTWSNIFKNIHQTKVGDAVLGFLCILSLLILRLGSQIPISTTSEDGKPRTPIKIWRNRLLWFIATSRNAILVVASGSIGYYYYKTGHVPFSLIGYVPQGLPNLQMPKFEYEKIEGNSTVVVTFKDMVSDLGSGIIIVPLLALLENIAICKAFANGKTVDSTQEFLAMGICNILNSFVQAFPASGSLSRSAVQHSSGSRTPLCSVYAGILVVLALLFFTPCFYFIPKAALAAVLIAAVIFMVEVKVVKPMWRTKKSDLIPGLGTFIACLILPLERGVFIGVAINLIFILHQAARPKITIERLKTKNGFEYLMLTPDRCLIFPSVDYVRNLVTKYSTKEKIVVLDCSYIYGADYTAACVIQILTADFASRKQPLIFYNLKPSVSAVFEGLSPKDFVVVYNEDELERLIEHKSFVIK; this is encoded by the exons ATGCAGATCAACGAGTACGAGGAGCCGGGGGACGATATCCGGATACACAT GGAAGTGACCACTGACATGGAGGATATACAAGGAGAAGGAGGTGGTGGTTACTTGAAATCAAATGCTTACATCAACCCAGCTTTGTCTGTTTCTACCCACGATCTGAGTAGCAACGGAAAAGTTTTCAGGGGATGTAATGACTTTGAAG TCGTTGAAGCCTCCAACACCTCCTCAGTGGGACAAACCTTCAGAACTTTCGCGGACTGGTCCAGATCCAAGGCGAGAAAAATCTGCTCCAAGAAGACCCTCTACAGGAGGCTACCAATACTCTCGTGGCTGCCTCAATATACGACAGAAAAGGCGGTTGGCGACCTGGTCGCTGGCATAACTGTCGGTTTAACTGTGATACCTCAAGCTTTAGCTTATTCTAACATTGCGCATTTACCGCTGCAATACGGACTCTATACATCCTTTTTGGGATgctttatttatatttttctggGAGGTTGCAAAGATGTGCCTTTCGGTCCTACGGCCATTGTGTCGATAATTACGTATGAAACTGTGGGGGATAAGGGTGCAGAGCACGCCACCTTGCTGTGTTTGCTGACGGGGGCGATACAGTTGCTGATGGGCCTGTTTGGATTTG GTTTTATAATAGACTTCGTTTCCGGACCTGTAGCTTCCGGTTTCACTTCAGCCGTTGCTCTTATCATACTGACCTCGCAAGTGAAGGATCTCCTAGGAATAACAGCGCCTGGAAGCGTTTTCATACACACCTGGTCCAACATCTTCAAGAACATACACCAGACCAAAGTAGGGGACGCAGTCCTCGGCTTCCTGTGCATACTGAGCCTCCTGATACTCAGG TTAGGATCCCAAATTCCGATTTCAACGACCAGTGAAGATGGCAAACCGAGGACTCCTATCAAGATCTGGAGGAATAGGTTGTTATGGTTCATTGCTACCTCACGCAACGCCATTCTAGTAGTTGCCAGTGGTTCCATCGGGTACTACTATTATAAAACGGGTCATGTTCCGTTCTCCCTTATTGGGTATGTTCCACAAGGACTTCCCAATCTCCAGATGCCAAAGTTCGAATATGAGAAGATTGAGGGAAACAGCACAGTAGTCGTGACCTTCAAAGATATGGTGTCAGACCTTGGAAGCGGTATCATCATTGTTCCCCTACTGGCCTTGCTGGAGAACATCGCCATTTGCAAAGCCTTCG CTAATGGTAAAACAGTCGATTCCACCCAGGAGTTTCTGGCGATGGGCATCTGCAACATCTTGAATTCCTTCGTCCAGGCTTTCCCAGCCTCTGGGTCCTTATCGAGAAGCGCAGTCCAACACAGCAGTGGGTCTAGAACACCTTTGTGTTCGGTCTATGCTGGTATCTTGGTCGTTTTAGCTCTTCTTTTCTTCACGCCTTGCTTCTATTTCATTCCAAAAGCAGCATTGGCTGCTGTGCTCATAGCTGCTGTTATCTTCATGGTGGAGGTCAAAGTTGTCAAACCCATGTGGAGAACCAAAA AAAGCGATTTGATACCAGGGCTTGGAACATTTATCGCTTGCCTTATATTGCCTTTGGAGCGGGGAGTGTTTATTGGAGTAGCCATCAACTTGATTTTCATACTACATCAAGCAGCAAGGCCAAAAATTACCATAGAACGATTGAAA ACCAAAAATGGGTTTGAGTACTTAATGCTGACTCCAGACAGATGCCTGATATTCCCATCTGTAGATTACGTCAGGAATTTGGTGACCAAGTATTCAACTAAAGAAAAGATCGTGGTGCTGGATTGTTCCTACATTTACGGTGCAGACTACACTGCTGCTTGCGTGATACAAATTTTGACGGCTGATTTTGCGTCGAGAAAGCAACCGTTGATATTCTACAACCTGAAGCCTAGTGTCAGTGCAGTTTTTGAGGGATTGAGCCCGAAGGATTTTGTGGTGGTGTATAATGAAGATGAACTCGAGAGGTTGATAGAGCATAAGTCTTTTGTAATAAAGTAG
- the LOC123317191 gene encoding sodium-independent sulfate anion transporter isoform X2, whose translation MEDIQGEGGGGYLKSNAYINPALSVSTHDLSSNGKVFRGCNDFEVVEASNTSSVGQTFRTFADWSRSKARKICSKKTLYRRLPILSWLPQYTTEKAVGDLVAGITVGLTVIPQALAYSNIAHLPLQYGLYTSFLGCFIYIFLGGCKDVPFGPTAIVSIITYETVGDKGAEHATLLCLLTGAIQLLMGLFGFGFIIDFVSGPVASGFTSAVALIILTSQVKDLLGITAPGSVFIHTWSNIFKNIHQTKVGDAVLGFLCILSLLILRLGSQIPISTTSEDGKPRTPIKIWRNRLLWFIATSRNAILVVASGSIGYYYYKTGHVPFSLIGYVPQGLPNLQMPKFEYEKIEGNSTVVVTFKDMVSDLGSGIIIVPLLALLENIAICKAFANGKTVDSTQEFLAMGICNILNSFVQAFPASGSLSRSAVQHSSGSRTPLCSVYAGILVVLALLFFTPCFYFIPKAALAAVLIAAVIFMVEVKVVKPMWRTKKSDLIPGLGTFIACLILPLERGVFIGVAINLIFILHQAARPKITIERLKTKNGFEYLMLTPDRCLIFPSVDYVRNLVTKYSTKEKIVVLDCSYIYGADYTAACVIQILTADFASRKQPLIFYNLKPSVSAVFEGLSPKDFVVVYNEDELERLIEHKSFVIK comes from the exons ATGGAGGATATACAAGGAGAAGGAGGTGGTGGTTACTTGAAATCAAATGCTTACATCAACCCAGCTTTGTCTGTTTCTACCCACGATCTGAGTAGCAACGGAAAAGTTTTCAGGGGATGTAATGACTTTGAAG TCGTTGAAGCCTCCAACACCTCCTCAGTGGGACAAACCTTCAGAACTTTCGCGGACTGGTCCAGATCCAAGGCGAGAAAAATCTGCTCCAAGAAGACCCTCTACAGGAGGCTACCAATACTCTCGTGGCTGCCTCAATATACGACAGAAAAGGCGGTTGGCGACCTGGTCGCTGGCATAACTGTCGGTTTAACTGTGATACCTCAAGCTTTAGCTTATTCTAACATTGCGCATTTACCGCTGCAATACGGACTCTATACATCCTTTTTGGGATgctttatttatatttttctggGAGGTTGCAAAGATGTGCCTTTCGGTCCTACGGCCATTGTGTCGATAATTACGTATGAAACTGTGGGGGATAAGGGTGCAGAGCACGCCACCTTGCTGTGTTTGCTGACGGGGGCGATACAGTTGCTGATGGGCCTGTTTGGATTTG GTTTTATAATAGACTTCGTTTCCGGACCTGTAGCTTCCGGTTTCACTTCAGCCGTTGCTCTTATCATACTGACCTCGCAAGTGAAGGATCTCCTAGGAATAACAGCGCCTGGAAGCGTTTTCATACACACCTGGTCCAACATCTTCAAGAACATACACCAGACCAAAGTAGGGGACGCAGTCCTCGGCTTCCTGTGCATACTGAGCCTCCTGATACTCAGG TTAGGATCCCAAATTCCGATTTCAACGACCAGTGAAGATGGCAAACCGAGGACTCCTATCAAGATCTGGAGGAATAGGTTGTTATGGTTCATTGCTACCTCACGCAACGCCATTCTAGTAGTTGCCAGTGGTTCCATCGGGTACTACTATTATAAAACGGGTCATGTTCCGTTCTCCCTTATTGGGTATGTTCCACAAGGACTTCCCAATCTCCAGATGCCAAAGTTCGAATATGAGAAGATTGAGGGAAACAGCACAGTAGTCGTGACCTTCAAAGATATGGTGTCAGACCTTGGAAGCGGTATCATCATTGTTCCCCTACTGGCCTTGCTGGAGAACATCGCCATTTGCAAAGCCTTCG CTAATGGTAAAACAGTCGATTCCACCCAGGAGTTTCTGGCGATGGGCATCTGCAACATCTTGAATTCCTTCGTCCAGGCTTTCCCAGCCTCTGGGTCCTTATCGAGAAGCGCAGTCCAACACAGCAGTGGGTCTAGAACACCTTTGTGTTCGGTCTATGCTGGTATCTTGGTCGTTTTAGCTCTTCTTTTCTTCACGCCTTGCTTCTATTTCATTCCAAAAGCAGCATTGGCTGCTGTGCTCATAGCTGCTGTTATCTTCATGGTGGAGGTCAAAGTTGTCAAACCCATGTGGAGAACCAAAA AAAGCGATTTGATACCAGGGCTTGGAACATTTATCGCTTGCCTTATATTGCCTTTGGAGCGGGGAGTGTTTATTGGAGTAGCCATCAACTTGATTTTCATACTACATCAAGCAGCAAGGCCAAAAATTACCATAGAACGATTGAAA ACCAAAAATGGGTTTGAGTACTTAATGCTGACTCCAGACAGATGCCTGATATTCCCATCTGTAGATTACGTCAGGAATTTGGTGACCAAGTATTCAACTAAAGAAAAGATCGTGGTGCTGGATTGTTCCTACATTTACGGTGCAGACTACACTGCTGCTTGCGTGATACAAATTTTGACGGCTGATTTTGCGTCGAGAAAGCAACCGTTGATATTCTACAACCTGAAGCCTAGTGTCAGTGCAGTTTTTGAGGGATTGAGCCCGAAGGATTTTGTGGTGGTGTATAATGAAGATGAACTCGAGAGGTTGATAGAGCATAAGTCTTTTGTAATAAAGTAG